Sequence from the Hemibagrus wyckioides isolate EC202008001 linkage group LG28, SWU_Hwy_1.0, whole genome shotgun sequence genome:
ATTATTACTCACATTGTGTAGGCCTGCTACAGCGTCTGCCCCGTACTCGCTCTGTATGATGGGtttcttgtattttttatacCAGTCATCAAACTGAGTTTGTAGCTGGATGGAGATGACCTCCAGATGCCCAGGGTCATGGTACCAGGAGAAGTAGCTATTCACACAGATCACATCTACATAGGGAGCCTGAGGAAATACAGTACAGGCTTAAACATAAGGTTCAGTCTTGTCTGTAAggttaataaaatgaaattaaagacaGGTTATCACACTTGAGGACTACTTACGGTATGAAAATCCCCATATAATGGCCGCATTTCAGCTTCCTGAACTTTCTATCCACAAAACCCAAGCCAGAGGGCTCCCCATTTTCACCCCAATTTAGTCACCTGACAGCTAACCACATTTGAGGGTGAACAATCACATTCTTCCTTCTAGATGCATGCTGCCAGCCAACTTCTTCTAATCATAATACTGACTCGTGCTGGACCACAAGTCAGTATAACACACTCAGAGCAAAGTGtaatctgccctcttccacatacatgagctcatagACACCCATGATTGACCAGAGTCACTGagtgtgacacagagagagagagaaagacagacagatcatACCATCCTTCCCAACCAGAAAGCACAATTGGCTCCTTTGGCTTCTAGATAGTCATGACGTCATCAAGATGCCATCTCATGATCTCCTGTGGCCAGGACaaactcttttttcccccaagagATTCAAAACCTTTTCTGAGGTGTACTTGCATTTTAGACAGAACCGATTCTATTATGACTTGATGGAGAACATCATCATTAGCATGCATCTAATAAAACCACATAATTCAGTTTCTGCTCACTTTTTGGTTCATgctacaccacacacctgatactaatGTCATATGACCTAGAAATGACCCattggcttaaaaaaaaaaaaaaaaagtttgaaagGCCAGAGTAAGTTAAAGTGTGCTCTGGTTTCGAATTTTAGAaaatgcacacaaaaaaaaatacacaaagtcCAGCATGACCATATTTCTATGCAGTCTTGCTAACCATAGCAATTTGCTTATCAGAGTTCGGAGAGTTTCAGGCTAAAATTCCTGAGCTAGCTTGCGGGCATGTCGACAGACGTGATACCGAGCGTGCCGTTTCAGCCTTGGTCAACTCTGGCATGAGGAAGTGAAACTGAGCAGTAAAAAGTGCTGACTCATTTTTTCCATAAATATATTGTGTAGACATATGATATGGAATCCGAATTCATGGTCAAAagctccactagatccctgaaggtacccggcaccaagatgttagcagcagatcctttaaattcTGCAAGTtgcaacttaaaggatacttttgataaatattgaccactgcagaccaagaacaccctacaagagctgcagttttggagacgctccgatccagtcgtccagccctcacaatttggcccttgtcaaactcgctcaaatccttacgcttgtccatttttcctgcttctaacatcaactttgaggacaaaatgttcacttgctgtctaatatatcccaccaacaggtgccatgatgaggagatcatcattgttattcacttcacctctctctgCTCATAAtggttatgcctgatcagtgtgggCAATGTATTTCTTGCACGCGCTGGACTTCTTTATGTAATATCTGCGTGCAAAAGTGTGACGAATCTGCAGCAATCATGTCAACgcaatctcaaaggaatgttaTCGCCTCCTTTTGGAATTCATGCCACATAAATCTGAGGTTGCTCTGAGACTGAAGACAGTCTATCCAGTATTAGGATGGTGTTCTTAATAACGCAGACAGTAGTAGATAGCTCTTATGCAACTCTTAGCTCTTATGGCCATGGACTGTAGTAGGTTTCTCAATATATACTCAATATTCatataaactattataaaagacagaaggaagaactgatgtaaaatgaaaagCGACAATACAGACTCACTCCTTGGTCTCTGGCATAGTTACTGTCTGTGATGAAGGTCACCGGACGCGTCGGATCCAAAGATTTTGTGTACGTTATCAGTTGTctgcagagagaaaagaaaagcgaCTCAAAATCATTCCATTTAGGGTTTAAGCTGGTTTATAAGAAGCAAACGAATGCATTTCAATTTCTTTCccttaaagaaaaaagaaaacatcagcGTGCTGTGCTGTTAAATTGCCTATAAAGCACTTTTGCAGACTAGCCCCAGGCTGCTGGATCAACGTAGGAACCACTCATTTGAGCCGTAATGTCACGTTAATGACGGCTGAATGCCTTTGCGAATTCGCTGCTTGTGTTAAGGAATAATCCCAGCAGGGTGGCCTGTGACTGTGCTGGTATTCGAGCTCCACCTGtttaatgctgtgtgtgaataagaAGCGTAGGGTGTGTACATCTGACCTGAAAGCATTCCTGTAGTCACTTAACCTGAACTGGagccacccacccacacacacacacaaagaagcttCATAATAGGAAGCTTCATTCCAAAGTTATATGAATGTAAACAAGAATgtattcaaaacacacacacacacaataaatgattattatgcTTTACAATAGGAAGCTTATTGTCTCTTagttatataaatgtaaagatgAAGGTatgtaaacatacacacaaataaatacactatattgccaaacgttttgggacacccctccaaatcattgtattcaggtgttgtttttcaagggttgggcttggccccttagctccagtgaaagaaactcttaatgcttcagcataccaagacattttggacaagttcatgctcccaactttgtgggaacagtttggggatgacccccttcctgttccaacatgactgtacaccagcgcacaaagcaaggtccataaagacatggatgagtgagtttggtgtggaggaacttcacagagtcctgacctcaacctgatagaacacctttgggatgaattagagcgagtcagaccttctcgtctaacatcagtgcctgacctcacttctagaggaacggtgaaaaattcccataaacacactcataaaaccttgtggaaagccttcccagaagagctgaaactgttatagctgcaaagtgtggaccaactccatattacattcatgtgcatgtaaaggcagacgccccaaaacttttggcattaaTAGTGCATTACAGAAATGCTGTACATAAATCAGACACTATTTTCTATTCCCCTGAAGAATTAAAACACCTTTCACACgtttcacacacaacaaatcaggAAGTTTGAACGCAAGCCAAAATCCTTCAAAAAGCCTTTCCATGACAGGAAGTGAGGGctcatgtttaaaaaataaagagcgGATACATTAGCCTATTCAAGGAAATGTTTTGATTCAGCTCATTTAAAACATCATCCAAGTGGATCAAGAGCCTCAAGGCGACAAAATGGGGAAACATCTGGAAATTGACTGTGAGGAGCTGCAGGTGATAAACAAATATGACTAACAATTTCTTTAAAGCCCATAGACATAAATGATTAGTTACCTTAGTATAATACgttataaaaattattataataccACATAAACCACAGCTCAACCTTTAGAGACTAATCATGACCTATGATTAAGCAACtggaatatttattaataattagataaaaaataaaactttatgaaaatgtaaaatgtttatcatttatttgGGATCTTTTCTGTAttcacactgccactttaaagcCCTGTCTGTGAATTCTATTCAATATCTGATCTGAGAAATGTCTTTCTTgagcaaaaaagaaatgttaaagaTAATATATAATGAGCTTTTAGGTATTACTGTTAATTCATACTTGAAATAGTAGCCTGCTGGAGGCATCTCAGCCGCCGGCTCATTGGCTACAGACCACATGACCACAGAGGGATGATTCTTATCCCGTCTCAGCAGCTCCTTCATGACGACAAGGTGATGGGCCAGTGACGTATTATCAAAGCTGCGTCTGAGGAGGAAGCAAATCGTTAAATCAAGCAATTATACATATTAAACGTTGTGTCGTACTTAACACAGCTTACATGTCTTTGATGCCCACTCCGGGACACTCGTCAATAACCACGATGCCATGGCGGTCAGCCATCTGCAGGATCTCCTCAGCATACGGGTAGTGACTAGTACGGAACGAGTTTGCACCCATCCACTTCATCAGGTTGAAATCTTTCACGACGAGAGGCCAGTCGAAGCCCTTTCCTCGAATCTACAGCGCAAGAGGAAACATGTTTACAGCTAGTAGATTTTGGAGCTGCAGTAATTGCTTACAAACTGCTGGAGCATTCATTTAAAGCTGCATCCTAATTCGCAAATTTATGCACAATTCTACAACactgtgtagtataaatagtgtgttcaacaagaagaagtgcacttcaggTACCTGGATGATGACGATGCACTACTTATtcaaacggaaaaaaaaaaaggaagtgttggacacttcatgctcTCAGCTTTGCTTATGCAGcagaaaaggggcggagctacaggcgctgatgctggatgagaattTTTTAAAGATAGCCAAGGACACTCCAGTGGACAAGACATCTTTCAAATGTCTTTAAAATTAGCTCACGTTGTGTTTActtttcatcattttaaaaattcacgATATTCCAGCTAAATCTAGCGGCGCCATATTACATGTTTGACGTTATTTTTGACTACCTTCAATGGCTTATACTTCCTGTTAGCAAAGAACAGCAAGTGTTCCATTTGAAATTATATTAATCTTCTAAAATTCGTAGACTAGACTAGATGGTAGCGTACATACATAGTGTGTAGTCTGTCATTAAGGATGCAGctaattatatacactatattgccaaaagtttttggaacacacacccccccaccccccttagttccaatgaaaggaactcttaatgcttcagcataccaacaCATTTTGGGttatttcatgcttccaactttgtgggaacagtttggggatgaccccttcctgttctaacatgactgtacaccggtgcacaaagcaaggtccagacGTCCCaattttggcctggctcacagtctccgctctaattcatcccaaaggtgttctatcgggttgaggtcaggactctgtgaagttcctccacaccaaactcactcatccatgtctttatggaccttgctttgtgcactggtgtgcagtcatgttggaacaggaagggggtcatccccaaactgttcccacaaagttgggagcatgaaattgtccaaaatgtcttggtatgatgaagttcctttcactggaactgagtggccaagcccaacccctgaattcaatgatttggatgggtgttccaaaacctttggccatataagTGTATATTCTTTGGTCAGACACTGCAACACTGATCACCATATCCTCAAAAGATAGTAAAATAATAGACACAAAGAGGAAGAGATGCCGTCGCCTCATCTCAGACAATCCGAAACCCAGTTTACTGATTCACTTCAACACGTTAAATGATAGAGAACTGGTTCTAGTCCAGCTCAAACGGTTGTCATAAAATGTATAACAGGAGTTTTGCTGCCCTCTGGTGGTACTCACATCTGAATCCTCATGCTTATTGACTCCATGGAAATAGAAGGGCTTGTTGTTGATAAGGAACTGTGTACTGGTGACGCTGACGGTGCGAATACCCACCGGCAGCGTGTAGTAATCCACACCACTCTCCGCTTTGAGCTGAACCTGTGTGACGCACAGATAATCCATGTCAGACATCTAAAAGTGCTGATTGAGCATCAATGCAATCGTATTCCATAATTTATTAAGGCAGGGCTTCCTAATCTTCCCACATTTTCAGAATCTAAATGCTAATAGTGTCAATATGGGTTCAGAATACATGCTACAGCCAGAACTAAAccacaaaaaaattatttagcaTTGTCCTGTATAATTTATTTGGTCTTCTGGCAGATAAGCTCATAAATCTGACCATCACCTCCACCCAGCACTCACACTTCCCTTACCTCCATGGAGTACAGGTATCCTGGGTTCTGGTGCATCAGATACGGCCACCACAGGTTGACTTCGGGCACTTTGAGTACTCCAAGGGTTCCATTCGCAGTGGCCACACATTTTCCATCTTTATCCATTAAAGTGACTTTTACAGAGGGCTTGGCACTGCCCCCTGGTGTCACATTGTATTTCACAAACCctgcaacaaacaaacatctgctCATTTTGTGAACAATCCGTCCATTCACTgaagcacttatcctacacagggtcgcAGGGAACCTTGAGCCTATTCCAGTGGACTCGGGGCACAACGCACAAggtacaatcacacacccattcatacACTAGGGACAGATTCTAAACACCCCACAATGAAATAGGCAAGGAAACCAGACAACCCAGAGGAAGCCCTCAAAAAATGCTAAGATTATTCTTTGCTTAACAAATCAAGTTGATGCAAGAAGAAAACCTTTATATCACTGACCAGTACTGTCTGAGAAGGAAGTAGTCACAGTGATGTCATCGATGTACGCCTTGGGCGTTGTGTACAATAACACAGAGCGATGTATTCCCGCATAGTTAAAGAAATCAAAGTTGGTGTTTTGAACGAAGTAATCTGCAGGATATCTGGCAAcagaaaaataagagaaaatgtTTAGCATCAGTGTGTGCAGTTCATGTAGCGTGATCATCCTGGGAAATTAAGAGATTCCGTGCCCTACTAATACCCAGATGGTGCTCTATATCCAAAAAATGAAGCGTGGACGCTTTTTACAGAAGGAGGCGGATAgaacctcaacctgatagaacacctttgggatgaattagagcggagacggcgagccagaccttctcgtccaacatcagtgcctgacctcacaaatgcgcttctagaggaacggtcaaaatttcccataaacacacttgtggaaagccttcccagaagagttgaagctgttatagctgcaaagggcgggtcaactctGTATTAATTTCATGTGCatgacgtcccaaaacttttggcattatatTGCATCTAATCTGCTGTTTCTATAGTCACTGCTCATTCATCTGCACTTGTtaaggctaataataaatgtgttaataaatttgttatttaagaaaaataataactgtCGATACGGTGGTGCTTTTAGTAAGGAGATTTTCCAGTATCAGGGTTTTGCAGACagaaaagtcttcaggacttTGTGCTTGCTAACACGCCATGCTGCAGGTTTTAATATATTAACTtcaggagagacagagactgttaacagctgctataaagtaagcgataacaggaaccAACGTGTCTTcataacattaaacataactgtATATAAAAAGGTATAAATCTGTCTTCGGGATTTTGTCACACGTCATATTCCAGTCAGAGGTccgtgtgtaatggtgtaaagCTCTTACCGGGTAGGATCGTTCATGTACTGGATGGTTCCCGGTGGAAGAGTGTGCAGATCCAGGGTGTTATTAACGGCGATGGTGATACGGCACGGCATACTCGCATCCATCCGGATCACATCACTAATATTCGCTTCAAAGGGAAGATGGCCGCCCTCATGCTCCATCACCTGGACCCCATTCACCCACTGGCAACATAAAATAATTTGCTAATCTGTTATTAAACAGTTACGAAAAATGTTCTCTCATTTTGCCTGAAAGATGACTTTTGGCATCAATAATTAATTCAAGCCtcattattataaatacagtttttgattcattttgaatcaaatacagttaataataaataataagttaataatacagttaataataaatttaataaagatTTTGATTCTGTTTGCTTATACAAATGATGGCTACGTTTCCAAAATTAAGAGCACTCTTTAAgggaaaaatattattttcttttggtaCTTTCTCACAAAAGATACATGgcaaaaattatattatatatacatatttctcCTAACTCGTCTCCAGGAACTCCTTTGACTATCTGCTGTGCCTCTGGGGAATAAGTACGAGGTTGCACACAAAATCCCCAAAAATTCCCTTTTTCCTTCAATCACTtcaatgaaaaatgaatcaaaaactGTATAactatgatattttttttaaagagtgtgtGCATCTAATTCTGTAGATGAttctgtaaatttccctttgggatgaataaagaatcaatcaaatcaatctatctatctatctatccatccatccatccatccatccatccatccatccatccatccatcacacatgCATGTCCTACAAATAAAATGGCATTGTGAACGAAGTGCATCAACAAGCAAGTCACAAACTCTCTGAACTTACAACCACTGCATAGTAGTGAGCACTTCCAACTCTGAGCATAATCCTGGTGTCCTTGTCCTGAAGCCAGCGCTGAGGGATCCATGCTTCCTTCTCGTACCACACCCAGCCGATGAAATCTCTCAGTTTAGGGCTCTGAGTTAAATCGTTGAAGCTGGAGGGCACTGGCATGTCAATGACCGGACCAGACTGGAGTTTGACACAAGCACAGAAAAGGACACGGTGAGCATGTGTGAGTTGTGGTGAAGATAAACATTTTGCCGTGTTAATTGAGCACCTTTGCACTGAATTCTGGGATAATAACATATTCAGGATCGACCCAGGCATCCTACAACTTGGTATCAGATCAGTACAGTCCTAGAGATGGAGTGACGCTACACCACCTCCTACACCACAAGGCTATCATTTTTATCACTACGGATAATACAAAAGCTTGTACACCTTTCCCACAAAAGAGCCAAAATAAGACTAAAAGCACATCTTCCTGGCATTCACTGGGCCAGATTTGCACATAACAGGGCAACGTTTAGGCCAAAACTTTACTCTGTTCATCTTGTTGCAGGATGAACCTAGATTTCAATCTGATTTTTACTTTCTTGGcaaaacttttcaaactcaataGAGGTACCCTTGCACAAAAATCCGTATTCATTCGGATTGGACTAGAATTTGGATCCATACATTACAATTTATAACAGTACCCCACTCCAATAACTGTAACACATATCGTCATATCGTTATGTGAAATATCGCGATATAATCGTCAGTCATATCGTCCCACCACTGCACCGGCTGATCTGTAGGAGTTATAAACACAcgtgttttttaatatatatatatacctctgCTAATGGACGTTTAAACCAAAACTGGTCGAAACCCTGGTTCCTGTTGGGAGAGAGGTCAGCTCTGAATGTCCACAGTCCGTTCAGCTCCTTCACCTCTCGCGACAGAGACTCCCGAGGGAAAAGCATCCCGCTGTCCACTGACTCGCACCATTTCCACACAGCAGCAAGACACACGAAATTCACCAGCCACATTTTtctgcactttttctttttgcatgcAGAGTTGCAGAGAGGATCTGGACCTTGCCTCGCCTGCTGAGCTGTGCGTTTTCCCCTATTCACTTCCGCTACCTTTCACATGACACGCGCGCCACATGACACGTGATACTTCAGTGCACGACTAGGGGCGGTTCTGCTAAACGTCAACCGCGCCGCCATCTTGAAGGGGTTACTAACAAGTTTATGTATCTTTGAATTTAGTCAAGTTCAAGTATTTGTCACATTTGTAAATAGttactttaatatttttaacaCTTCAGGGAATATATACGTTGAAAGACATATGCCAAGGCTTATGTAAATTGCTAAGGCCACAGAATATCcgaaatacacacaacacaagaaaacaaaaaaaccgttccgcaaacattttttttcgaCCTTTAATTGACAAgatacattacattttctcaataaaaaacttaataaaaataaatagaataaataagcGTTGTTCATGTATTCATCTTCAGAAACTGCTTTTTCCTAGTAGCTGTGATTTAAGTTAGTAATTTGCTTGTAATTGAAACAACTAAGAAAACATTACAGGAAAGTACAGACaaaattaaatgtgtgtgtgtgtgtgtgtgtgtgtttctgtatgagTAAGGGGGAATAGTCAAATTTTCTAAAGTACTAATTGGGAATATTCAAATCAGAAGCAGAATGGATTAGTCAACTATACTGTGGGGAATTAGTTAAGATTTGCTTTAAAAATGGTTTAACATGGCCTTGTACAAACACTACTATCAAGAGGTAATGTCTGTTATACTTGCATTGTAATATTTCTTCAGGTCTGTctggtttattttcatttcttgtcCAAAAACAGATATTATACCCATCACTCTCTGTAATTAAGGTTCTCTGACCAAAAGggttattatatatacactgatcaggcataagattatgagcagtgacaggtgaataacactgatgatctcctcatcatggcacctgttagtgggtgggatatattaggcagcaagtgaacattttgtcctcaaagttgatgtgttagaagcaggaaaaatgggcaagtgtaaggatttgagcgagtttgacgaaagtccaaattgtgatggctggatgactggatcagagcatctccaaaactgcagctcttgtggggtgttcccggtctgcagtggtcagtatctatcaaaagtggtccaaggaaggaacagtggtgaaccggagacaggggcatgggtggtcaaggctcattgatgcacgtagggagtgaaggctggcccgtgtgatccgatccaacagacgacctactgttgctcaaattgctgaagaagttaatgctggttctgatagaaaggtgtcagaatgcatgacggatcagggctgttttggcagcaaaagggggaccaacaaaatattaggcaggtggtcataatgttatgcctggtcagtgtatattacAGTAAGTTTTAAATAATGGTATGTATATGGAGTtcactatactgtatatccaCCTGGTTAACATCTGAGATTCAGTCAAATGAATTTTCCATATTGTATTACGAGCACAACAATTCAACCATGCTTTTGGTTCTTAGACTTTTTTGTTGAtgtttatagttttattttggTGACCCCAGAATAAGATCTGGACTCACCGCAggcctgaccaggataaaggcGTAATTGAAGATGAATTCATGGATCAATGAACAATTTTTAGGTGAGTGAAAAAGGACAGATGGCCACAAGGGGCCGACAAACACTGTATTTTCAATTTGTTCCCATCAGTACCACGTATCAGTTTACATCATGACAGATCTAATATCTTACTGGAATGTCCCTTTTAACACAAAACCAGTGTGTCTTAACCTGTCTGGGGAACCATGTGGTGAATCTGGTGTGATTGGTGTATGAAAACATCAAatcaaatagaaagaaagaaagaaagaaagaaagaaagaaagaaagaaagaaagaaagaaagaaagaaagatagaaagccTAAATCAGTCCTTGGAGGAAGAACAAGACACAATTTATAGCATCAGGTTCTGCATAGACAAATACTACTCAGACTCCTAGGGGTTTTACTATAGTCTCCTACTATAGACTCATACTATAGTTTCAAATGTATTAAaaagtatattaaaaaaatgtttttgccaAGTTGTTACGTGAAACCTTTCTTGCTTATAGTTCATTCAAAGTTCTCTGAGCATATGCTGGTATGAAAATAACCAATACATACCATTAGCTGGAATCTGACTAGCTTTACATCAGCTACTGTAATCGATGTTAATCTAACTAGGCCTTAGCAAAGTAAACAAGCTAGCTCAGGCAATATAGATTGCTCAATATTAGCAAACTAGTGAAACCAATTTCTACATGATTTCTCAAATACCATGTAGTTTCATTCGAAGGC
This genomic interval carries:
- the gusb gene encoding beta-glucuronidase, which translates into the protein MWLVNFVCLAAVWKWCESVDSGMLFPRESLSREVKELNGLWTFRADLSPNRNQGFDQFWFKRPLAESGPVIDMPVPSSFNDLTQSPKLRDFIGWVWYEKEAWIPQRWLQDKDTRIMLRVGSAHYYAVVWVNGVQVMEHEGGHLPFEANISDVIRMDASMPCRITIAVNNTLDLHTLPPGTIQYMNDPTRYPADYFVQNTNFDFFNYAGIHRSVLLYTTPKAYIDDITVTTSFSDSTGFVKYNVTPGGSAKPSVKVTLMDKDGKCVATANGTLGVLKVPEVNLWWPYLMHQNPGYLYSMEVQLKAESGVDYYTLPVGIRTVSVTSTQFLINNKPFYFHGVNKHEDSDIRGKGFDWPLVVKDFNLMKWMGANSFRTSHYPYAEEILQMADRHGIVVIDECPGVGIKDIRSFDNTSLAHHLVVMKELLRRDKNHPSVVMWSVANEPAAEMPPAGYYFKQLITYTKSLDPTRPVTFITDSNYARDQGAPYVDVICVNSYFSWYHDPGHLEVISIQLQTQFDDWYKKYKKPIIQSEYGADAVAGLHNDPPSMFTEEYQKTVLQNYHRVFDQKRKDFVVGELIWNFADFMTAQGITRVVGNKKGMFTRQRQPKAGAFLLKERYWRIANETGVLSTWARYPCL